A genomic window from Labeo rohita strain BAU-BD-2019 chromosome 6, IGBB_LRoh.1.0, whole genome shotgun sequence includes:
- the jpt1a gene encoding LOW QUALITY PROTEIN: jupiter microtubule associated homolog 1a (The sequence of the model RefSeq protein was modified relative to this genomic sequence to represent the inferred CDS: deleted 1 base in 1 codon), which yields MTTTTTFQGMDPTARSSSRVLRPPGGGSNICFGTDEEKPVKKNKMASSIFAEPEDPHAHRRNNPPGGEPTGVLCGEPSAPLRRYTAQPANQSNTTAENNVPVNGEEDKTTVDSIEEPEPVQEHDDTPAPPCLSATEQPAAGVLSGRRNPPGGKSSLILG from the exons ATGACGACCACCACCACTTTTCAAGGCATGGACCCGACCGCGAGGAGCAGCTCCAG AGTGCTGCGTCCACCAGGTGGAGGTTCAAACATTTGCTTTGGCACGGATGAAGAGAaacctgtg aaaaaaaacaaaatggcatCTAGTATATTTGCTGAACCTGAGGACCCTCATGCCCATCGAAGGAACAATCCACCag gtggGGAGCCTACAGGTGTGTTGTGTGGAGAACCATCTGCCCCTCTCAGAAGATATACTGCCCAACCAGCCAACCAAAGTAACACCACAGCTGAAAATAACGTACCCGTG AATGGTGAGGAAGACAAAACCACTGTTG ATAGTATAGAAGAACCTGAACCTGTTCAGGAGCATGATGACACACCAGCTCCACCTTGCCTCTCTGCAACAGAGCAGCCTGCAGCTGGGGTTCTTTCTGGCCGTAGAAACCCACCAGGGGGCAAATCCTCTCTCATCTTAGGCTAA
- the sumo2a gene encoding small ubiquitin like modifier 2a, with product MSSCPSALRASRVSEAEAVMADEKPKEGVKTENDHINLKVAGQDGSVVQFKIKRHTPLSKLMKAYCERQGLSMRQIRFRFDGQPINETDTPAQLEMEDEDTIDVFQQQTGGLM from the exons ATGTCGTCATGTCCGTCGGCATTACGCGCGTCTCGTGTGTCTGAGGCAGAGGCAGTCATGGCAGACGAGAAGCCAAAG GAGGGTGTAAAAACGGAGAATGACCACATAAATCTGAAAGTAGCTGGGCAAGATGGCTCAGTGGTTCAGTTCAAAATCAAGAGACACACACCCCTCAGCAAACTCATGAAAGCATATTGTGAAAGACag GGGCTGTCAATGCGCCAGATTCGGTTCCGGTTTGATGGGCAGCCAATTAATGAGACTGACACACCAGCTCAG ttGGAAATGGAGGATGAGGATACAATTGATGTGTTTCAGCAACAGACAGGGGGCCTGATGTAA